A stretch of the Lactuca sativa cultivar Salinas chromosome 9, Lsat_Salinas_v11, whole genome shotgun sequence genome encodes the following:
- the LOC111878614 gene encoding bZIP transcription factor TGA10 isoform X1, protein MSFERGEDHRRHHQNHPSPPPQDHQEKTKNPPFLTNIMATTNKGYSNTSTNTFLDPQQHHHHHHQQPHHQLQFVQHQEHHHHDSNQISFAMVNHSMPSTNPTTTNENIMRNDGGGPYDLADLDQALFLYGDQGQPATGGDPSAALSSIQDHQRQGSASGMRPPTLNIFPSQPMHVVDPSTSTTKATTGLVSPSSSGSRRPSEQSMDNIANHKKDAPPPAPQSSKAIKNEGNKKGPTTSSDQNRPKTPDPKTLRRLAQNREAARKSRLRKKAYVQQLESSRIKLTQLEQELQRARAQGVYLGNGGGVLGADQGVPLGMSNISSDAAVFDMEYARWLEDYHRQMCELQAAVQEHLPENELRIYVDNCIARIDDVMNLKSIVAKSDVFHIISGTWKTPAERCFMWIGGFRPSELIKIILGQIEPLTEQQLMAICEVQQATQEAEEALSQGLDALNQSLSDTIASDALSSPTNMANYMGQMAAAMNKLSTLESFVIQADNLRRQTIHHVLQLLTTRQAARSLLAVAEHFHRLRSLSSLWVARPRQD, encoded by the exons ATGAGTTTTGAGAGAGGTGAAGACCATCGTCGTCATCATCAAAACCACCCTTCACCGCCACCTCAAGACCACCAAGAAAAGACCAAAAACCCTCCCTTTTTGACGAATATCATGGCTACCACCAACAAAGGCTATTCAAATACATCAACCAACACTTTCTTAGACCCacaacaacatcatcatcaccatcatcagcAGCCTCATCACCAACTACAGTTTGTCCAGCATCAAGAACATCATCACCATGATAGCAATCAGATATCATTCGCTATGGTCAATCATTCCATGCCCTCGACCAATCCCACCACCACCAACGAAAATATCAT GAGAAACGATGGCGGTGGGCCTTATGATTTGGCTGATTTAGATCAAGCACTTTTTCTCTACGGCGACCAAGGACAACCTGCTACTGGTGGTGATCCTTCTGCAGCACTGTCTTCTATCCAAGATCATCAAAGAC AGGGTTCGGCATCGGGTATGAGACCTCCAACTTTGAACATCTTCCCTTCCCAACCGATGCATGTGGTAGACCCTTCGACCTCTACTACTAAG GCTACTACTGGATTAGTTTCTCCATCAAGCAGTGGTTCAAGAAGACCATCGGAGCAGTCTATGGATAACATTGCCAACCACAAAAAGGATGCTCCTCCACCTGCCCCTCAATCCTCTAAAGCTATCAAG AACGAGGGAAACAAGAAAGGGCCTACAACTAGTTCAGATCAGAATCGCCCGAAAACACCCGATCCTAAG ACATTGAGGAGACTTGCTCAGAATAGAGAGGCAGCAAGAAAAAGCAGGCTGAGAAAAAAG GCTTATGTTCAGCAGCTAGAATCAAGCAGAATTAAACTTACCCAATTGGAACAAGAATTGCAAAGAGCTAGAGCTCAG GGGGTTTATCTTGGTAATGGCGGTGGTGTTCTTGGAGCTGATCAAGGTGTTCCTCTTGGCATGAGCAACATAAGCTCAG ATGCTGCAGTTTTTGACATGGAGTATGCAAGGTGGCTGGAGGACTATCATCGTCAAATGTGTGAGCTTCAAGCTGCAGTTCAAGAACACTTGCCAGAAAACGAGCTCCGAATCTATGTTGATAACTGCATAGCACGTATTGATGATGTGATGAATCTGAAGAGCATCGTTGCTAAATCTGATGTTTTCCACATCATCTCCGGAACCTGGAAAACTCCTGCTGAGCGATGCTTCATGTGGATTGGAGGGTTTCGACCATCTGAGCTCATCAAG ATAATTCTTGGTCAAATCGAGCCATTAACTGAGCAACAACTAATGGCAATATGTGAAGTGCAACAAGCTACACAAGAAGCCGAAGAAGCGCTTTCACAAGGGCTCGATGCACTAAATCAATCTTTATCTGATACCATTGCTTCTGATGCTCTAAGTTCCCCTACAAACATGGCTAACTACATGGGTCAAATGGCTGCAGCCATGAACAAGCTCTCCACCCTAGAAAGTTTCGTTATACAG GCTGATAATTTGCGACGCCAGACAATTCATCATGTACTCCAACTCCTGACAACCCGCCAGGCAGCCAGGAGTTTGCTAGCAGTGGCTGAGCACTTCCATCGCCTTCGCTCTCTCAGCTCTCTTTGGGTGGCACGCCCCCGACAAGATTAG
- the LOC111878614 gene encoding bZIP transcription factor TGA10 isoform X2: protein MSFERGEDHRRHHQNHPSPPPQDHQEKTKNPPFLTNIMATTNKGYSNTSTNTFLDPQQHHHHHHQQPHHQLQFVQHQEHHHHDSNQISFAMVNHSMPSTNPTTTNENIMRNDGGGPYDLADLDQALFLYGDQGQPATGGDPSAALSSIQDHQRQGSASGMRPPTLNIFPSQPMHVVDPSTSTTKATTGLVSPSSSGSRRPSEQSMDNIANHKKDAPPPAPQSSKAIKNEGNKKGPTTSSDQNRPKTPDPKTLRRLAQNREAARKSRLRKKAYVQQLESSRIKLTQLEQELQRARAQGVYLGNGGGVLGADQGVPLGMSNISSVFDMEYARWLEDYHRQMCELQAAVQEHLPENELRIYVDNCIARIDDVMNLKSIVAKSDVFHIISGTWKTPAERCFMWIGGFRPSELIKIILGQIEPLTEQQLMAICEVQQATQEAEEALSQGLDALNQSLSDTIASDALSSPTNMANYMGQMAAAMNKLSTLESFVIQADNLRRQTIHHVLQLLTTRQAARSLLAVAEHFHRLRSLSSLWVARPRQD, encoded by the exons ATGAGTTTTGAGAGAGGTGAAGACCATCGTCGTCATCATCAAAACCACCCTTCACCGCCACCTCAAGACCACCAAGAAAAGACCAAAAACCCTCCCTTTTTGACGAATATCATGGCTACCACCAACAAAGGCTATTCAAATACATCAACCAACACTTTCTTAGACCCacaacaacatcatcatcaccatcatcagcAGCCTCATCACCAACTACAGTTTGTCCAGCATCAAGAACATCATCACCATGATAGCAATCAGATATCATTCGCTATGGTCAATCATTCCATGCCCTCGACCAATCCCACCACCACCAACGAAAATATCAT GAGAAACGATGGCGGTGGGCCTTATGATTTGGCTGATTTAGATCAAGCACTTTTTCTCTACGGCGACCAAGGACAACCTGCTACTGGTGGTGATCCTTCTGCAGCACTGTCTTCTATCCAAGATCATCAAAGAC AGGGTTCGGCATCGGGTATGAGACCTCCAACTTTGAACATCTTCCCTTCCCAACCGATGCATGTGGTAGACCCTTCGACCTCTACTACTAAG GCTACTACTGGATTAGTTTCTCCATCAAGCAGTGGTTCAAGAAGACCATCGGAGCAGTCTATGGATAACATTGCCAACCACAAAAAGGATGCTCCTCCACCTGCCCCTCAATCCTCTAAAGCTATCAAG AACGAGGGAAACAAGAAAGGGCCTACAACTAGTTCAGATCAGAATCGCCCGAAAACACCCGATCCTAAG ACATTGAGGAGACTTGCTCAGAATAGAGAGGCAGCAAGAAAAAGCAGGCTGAGAAAAAAG GCTTATGTTCAGCAGCTAGAATCAAGCAGAATTAAACTTACCCAATTGGAACAAGAATTGCAAAGAGCTAGAGCTCAG GGGGTTTATCTTGGTAATGGCGGTGGTGTTCTTGGAGCTGATCAAGGTGTTCCTCTTGGCATGAGCAACATAAGCTCAG TTTTTGACATGGAGTATGCAAGGTGGCTGGAGGACTATCATCGTCAAATGTGTGAGCTTCAAGCTGCAGTTCAAGAACACTTGCCAGAAAACGAGCTCCGAATCTATGTTGATAACTGCATAGCACGTATTGATGATGTGATGAATCTGAAGAGCATCGTTGCTAAATCTGATGTTTTCCACATCATCTCCGGAACCTGGAAAACTCCTGCTGAGCGATGCTTCATGTGGATTGGAGGGTTTCGACCATCTGAGCTCATCAAG ATAATTCTTGGTCAAATCGAGCCATTAACTGAGCAACAACTAATGGCAATATGTGAAGTGCAACAAGCTACACAAGAAGCCGAAGAAGCGCTTTCACAAGGGCTCGATGCACTAAATCAATCTTTATCTGATACCATTGCTTCTGATGCTCTAAGTTCCCCTACAAACATGGCTAACTACATGGGTCAAATGGCTGCAGCCATGAACAAGCTCTCCACCCTAGAAAGTTTCGTTATACAG GCTGATAATTTGCGACGCCAGACAATTCATCATGTACTCCAACTCCTGACAACCCGCCAGGCAGCCAGGAGTTTGCTAGCAGTGGCTGAGCACTTCCATCGCCTTCGCTCTCTCAGCTCTCTTTGGGTGGCACGCCCCCGACAAGATTAG